A region of the Anas platyrhynchos isolate ZD024472 breed Pekin duck chromosome 31, IASCAAS_PekinDuck_T2T, whole genome shotgun sequence genome:
GGTGATTTGGGAGTAAAAAATTCTTCATATGAAGGGTTAAATTAATCTGAGAATACCCCAAGTtcctctttactttttttttttaataggtaaGGACTGTTAACGACACTGCCCGCGGCAGAGTCCCCTGCTTCCAGGGACAACTTCACGCAGCATCAGTCAAGGCTCGTGAAAGGGACCGGCCTAATGTCTGCTTAACAGGTCGAAATTGAATCAGATATCATCAGATaattgtgttgtattttcttacTGCCTTTTCTCTCCATGGCCAGAACCAGaaaatgcccaacatcagctctgttagcgagttcctcctgctggcatttgcagacacacgcgagctgcagctcctgcacttcgcgctcttcctgggcatctacctgactgccctcctgggcaacggcctcatcctcaccgccgtagcctgcgaccaccgcctccacacccccatgtacttcttcctcctcaacctcgctgTCCTTGATCTGGgatccatctccaccactgtccccaaagccatggccataTCCCTCTCGGACAACAGGGTCATCTCCTATGAAGCATGTGCTGCCCAACtatttctctttgattttttgGTTTTAGCTGAGTATTGCCtcctcactgtcatggcctacgaccgctacattgccatctgcaagcccctgcactacaggagcctcctgggcagcagagcttgtgcccagatggcagcagctgcctggggcagtggctttctcaatgctgtcctgcacacggccaacacattttccctgcccctttgccaaggcaatgctgtggaccagttcttctgtgaaatcccccagatcctcaagctctcctgctcagatgcctacctcaaaGAAGTTTGGGCACTTTTGTTTAGTATTTTCTTGgcctttggttgttttgttttcattgtgctgtcctaCGTGCAGATCTTCATTgtggtgctgaggatgccctctgagcagggccggcacaaagccttttccacgtgcctccctcacctggccatggtctccctgtttgtcagcactgccatatttgcctacctgaagcccccctccatttccttgccatccctggacctggtggtctcacttctgtactcagtggtgcctccagcagtgaaccctctcatctacagcatgaggaaccaagAGCTCAAGTATGCAGTGAGGAAACTGTTTCCATACATGCTTCTTAAGCATCCGTGATGTGTTCAGAGGATGTATTCTTAATAATACGCAAATCTTTTGATTCATATTATATCATATCATTTTTATCGTTACTAGTGTTATCATAACATTGTCATTAATAACAATCCTAACAGAAAAGAGAGGATATTTGGGAAAATGAGACAacgttttaaaaattatttttctctgttaatatttgaacaatattttattttgtttttaataatctaATTCTTAACATTCTGAATGTTACATTTTGTGTTAGTTTTTCCTATATCATCTAATGTACATACAGAACCAGGATTCCTTGCTagttaaagacaataaagatgTCCATTTCCTCCACATCCTTGGACAtggtggtgtcatttctgtactcggtggtgcctccagcagtgaaccccctcatctataGCTTGAGGAACCAGGACCTGAAAGCCACGCTGAAGAAACTGATTCTAGTGGTAATACTTACTTAGCAATAAATTGGCTATCTCACTTTTCTAGTTTTACTCAAGTTAGTCTCAGACAATTTGTGATGATTAGGTATAgcattctttaaaatgtaatagaacaaatgtttaataaaatttaataactaaaatatttccagttaGATGTCTGCTttcattcctcttttccagatgaCCAGTCCTCTGTGTGACCCAGAGGCTTTCTTGGAATGTGTTTATTCCTGAATGACACCTGGTCTCTGTTTTGGCATCCTGTTAGTAAAAGGAACTTGCACAGTACTCAGGGCTCTTCTTCCCAAACTGGAATGCAGAAGACGCTCAGGGAATATCAGGCTCAAGGTTTTAGTGTTGTACTGGGGTTCCACCTGGACAGAGGGGCATGGGGGCACAGAGTCCTGGGTGAGGGTGTCAGGGCTTCACTGAGTCACCACTGGTGGATGCCCAGTGCCCCTGGAGACCCTGACTGGTCGAGAAGCAGCTTCCTGGGTTTGAATCGTGACAGGAGTGGTGGCATCAAGGAGGTATAGGGAGCCACCAAGTCCTTTGCTGGtctgggcagagcaggaaggggGCCCAGAGCATTCATCCCCTCCCCACAGCCTTCCAGGACTTGCAAGGTGCTCATGGAGCATCCAGGGTCAGGATCTGCGCCATCGTGAACAGGAAGAGGGCAAAGCCTCTCTGAAAAAGAggctgaaactgaaaaatgtccCTCCTCTGTCCTGTGGTGTGACAGCGCCACTGTGGAACAGGTTACCTTTATTTGATAGAGTTGTTGTGTAATTTGCTTTGATGGTGGCACAAAAAGAGAGTTCCTTTACCAGTGATGTAATCCTTCTTCATGTTAGGACACAACTCAACGTCCTTCACTCTGCTTTTTCTCATGGATGAAGTGGATTAGGTCTCCTTGATTATTCTGAGGCTCAATGCAATGCTTTTGCCTTCTGCTACTTGTACTGGGTTCAGcaaaaaaaggtggaaacaggaagcagagaggaggggtgggctcttgttgggAAAACTttggtcctcctcccgaacaccggctacgtgcgttgaggtcctgcttcaaggacgtggtcaagcatcgctcacttgtgggaagtagagagtaatttatttcctctgcacttccacgtAGCCTTTatttgtcttgtttgtttgttttccttctttccctttccccctcccttttcccctttccccttttttccctttagataaatagtttagttcataataatctttcctcaacaataataattaatattattatttccctttaattaaattatccataTCTCAACCCGTAAGTTGTTccttactttacttcttcccttcctcatctaaggagggggagtgagagagtgtttctggtgtttagctgcccattACGGAAAAGCACCACACTACTCCAGCACAATATGAGTGACCTTCCCTTACTCTGCACTTTGACCTCATGggtcatttcacatttttcactttcaaaaCCTTAGTTGGATGGGGGCCATTTCCAAAGTGGGGAAAGCTGATGGGTTCTGGCTCAGCCATTTGAAGCATGCTGTACTTGAGTTTATCAGCCTGAGTTTGCTAAAGATGACCCAGGAAGGTAAACGGATGTTCACCTGTCTAGTAGGAATAAGGGAGAGTATCTCAGGTTTCCAAGGGCCATTTCAAATCTAGGTCAGTCCAAGGAACCCACTGAAGAAGAGGTTTGTCTTTGAAGGGGTTTCCTGTGCTGCACTGGGTtgcagttacagggacaaagaccactgctggcagtggaggtgccCTGGGAACTCCACCTGGCTCCATCTGATTTTCCCAAAGGACTCCGGCCTCCTGCAGGTCTTTTCTGACACCTGCCAGTGCAGGGAAGTGCCTCAAACACAACGGGGCCACTGGAGGCTTTCCCTGGTTATGCTTATGGTCAGACAGCAATGCTCGGCCTGAACACCCAGTTATTTCTTTAGTACTCAAATGATAAAGCGACTACTCATCAGCTCAAATGATTCAATCCCTTCTGTAAAATGTCTCATGTGAAATGTAATTTCTATCATGAAGAAATGCTAATTTCCATGGTCTATATTAATGGCAGGAGAAGAAATAGTGATGTGCACCTGTACTTGCATTCTCATTACCTTGTCTATCCTGGTGtgctccctcatcttccaggcacAAAACCCATCTTGATTACACAGAACATGCTGAATGTCCCCTTTCCACCTGCCTGTCTGAACCTGGACTTTCCATTGTTCTCCTGGTTTGCCCTCCCCTTACTCTTTGACCATTCAGACTGCTCTCAGTGACCCAGTTGCTGCTTTGAGTTTCATTGAGTCCAAGCTTACCCATCTCTCAGCAGTCTTTTAATGGTTTCCTTAGTAAGACCCCCATCATTTATCATTGAATTAGTATGATATGGATTATTATTAACACGATTATTGAAAATTTCCTATTAATCACTGTAAAATACATCAtgtacagtcatccttttgGGAAGGTAAACATCACTGGAAGCAACAAAATAAGGAacttgattattattttttttttaaattgcagcatgatttcctgttgtttgttttgaaataggaaAACCCCTGTTCTTCCCACCTAAGCAGGGCTTCAAAGGAGAAACCCTAGATCAATACCTATAGCAGAATGATGCTCTCAactgaaacacagcaaaattcagcctttaaaaTGATGACAGATTTTTATTAGATGCTCTTTGAAATCTTCCCCCTTAACTACAacatgaaagctctccaattagCTGAAcaagtcttgaagacttgaagaaaatgttAGGAGAGACATGGCTCGTTAggagtttctgtgttttaatgagttccatggagTATTTTGATGCTGAGTCAATGAAACTtgggtactgagaggagaatgatgcaattgaacgaaaaagcaaacccaaaaggaaaagttgaagttacttggagtattaatgggccccagtgagggctgttactaacaaagctTCCCCAGGGACATATTAGGagagataattggaggccatgattacagacaggcaaagcactgtgctgagaaaagtcttggttgaTTTTGGTGAAGCAAAAGggccaaggcctgaccccagccactgTGAGGTGAGATCCTGCACCCACCTGTCTGGCTCAGGACTTTTCTTGGGGGTCTGAGGaatgtggtgggcagtgtgatcCCACAAGAAGAACACTGGTGTgacacctccctgcctctgcacagggtTGCAAGGAAGCAAACACTGCAATGACTTTATCTCATCTCCTCATAAGCTCTAGCCAAAGTGACAGGGCTGTTGGGTCCTTCCATTCTTGCCAGCactctctgccttctcctctgcatgaTTTAAAATGCTCTCCCACACTTTGTCCTATTTCCTGGAAAtctgcagacacccatctctATTCaacaccttgctctcatcccagcatttccatcatttcaccaacGTCTCTTCAACCCTCAACAGATGTTTCTTGAAAAACGAATTTAAGGTCAGATCATAGATACtcagcagcatcttccaagccacgggcctgctgctggccttgcagcttcttggctagacacagccaagccttgtgcctacTGCtgcccagtcatggactcaagcagaagggacaggacaacccatgttggggccttctttctgcctgggtcctcctggctctggaggcagaggggatcccccagtcagcatgccaagcaggtgccttctgctggcctagcagggccactgccagatgtcagcccaaaagtgcagctcccagggagaaggcaagggtgacctgccacctacttCAAgcagaagtgacctcccagtccctttgcgtgacacgttcctgctgctgccctatcaagtgcagagagaGAAGTGAACTCTCAGTCCCTGCCTCAGTCACATTcttcctgctggggcaggagatcctgaggcagagctcacctctctcttttcctctatGGAATGGGGCTCACCTTTCTGGTTTAGAGATTAAATAAAGTTTTAGTTGGAAggtttgctgttctgtttctgtGTGCTGTTCCGTTCTGTGTCAGGTGTGTGTTTAGGGTATGGGCAAGCATTATGGTTTAGGGTTTGTTTAGGTCTGGCAAGAAGTCTAGGGATAAACAGAGCATTTAATGTTAGTGTTAAGGTCAAGGAAttagggtgagcaagagagtaaaTGCAAGGGAAAGGGGCTCTGCGCTTAGTTTTTCTTCACATGGTATTTTGAGTTCTGCTTTACaatagtggattcctgtcaggatGTTGGactgtcagcccaaaagtgcagctccaAGAGGGAAGCCAAGGCttacctgccacctccagacacaagtgacctcacagtccctttctgtgacaccttcctgctgctgccctatcaagtgcagagacagaagtgacctcacagtccctgccacagtcacattgctcctgctggggcaggagatcctgaggcagagctgagctcctcagagcattcccacccatctcctccttgtgacccacaagctgatcagatccatggcccctcacattcatttGCGgtaagggttttgtttaggtctctgAAGCAGTTTTCTAGTGTTATATAGACcattttaatgctagtattAAGGACAGAGATAAGAgtaattaaaagagaaagagctAGGGGAAGCAgctatgggctgagttttgtcttctagggATACGTTGAGGTCAGtcattagagtagtggattcctgtcagggtgcTGAGTAGCATTTAGGTGTAGGAATTAAGTTTACAGGTTGAAGCCGGGGAATAGCCTCATATAACTGTTTTAAGTCACTGCTACAGCAGTATCAGCAGAATCTGAACCCTCTTACCTCTACAAAATCCTTAATTTCTGCTGACAAAGCCCCTgttccctcccccaaatctcacatctctgcTGTCCATCTTTCTCCTAACCTCCCCTTAAAGGTCATCTcactgggatcagctttctgatgcctttcatgatctcagagtATCCATCacacctctgttggctactctatTTCAGAGAAAAGTGGCACTTAAGACACgatggaaaaggacacaaaagtccatcagagcaccctgcacaatgtgcccagcagctctacAGTGCCACAAAAGTGTGATTCCTGCcaacaagttttctttccagaatggctcctatggctCCAGGGTAACTTTTCCCAGGCACTCACTTCCCCAGGCCACACCACTCTTGCCCGCAGGCCCCACGTGTCTCTCCAACCCTCTCTTCTTCCCCTGCAGTAGTGGCACCTCACCGCAGCAGGTTGGTGCATCTCCAGGCTCAGGGGTGTTTCCTGAGGGCCTGCCCCATGTGGGGagtggtggggaggaagagagcaaggtcatctcctggggcatggctgagcacagcccagccatCGTGCACCGCGGGcaggcccctgctcccaggctgagGCACACATGCAAGGTGTGCCTCCATCAGCCCAGCTTCACGCAGGGACCTTCAGCCTTGCCCCAGTCTCAGGAGTGACCTCGTCTTCCTAGTCCACCCACAGACAAGTGCTAAAGCCCTGAGTGTCTCTGTTTCTCACAGCCTTCTCACAAGTCTTTCTCCTGGCCCTCCCCACTGCCCATCACTGCCTCTCAGGTGGCACTCAGTGACCCTTCAGAAGGGACTTTGGGCTTCCTCAATTGTCCTGGTGTTATTCTCACCTTCCTGGCTCTTTCGAGAGCTCGGAGGGAGTCTTCTTGTCCATAAAGGGTTCTGTACTGGCTATTGGTGGGACGGAGTTACTCTCTGCAAAGGAGCCCCTTGTGGtactgtgttttggttttgtgatcAGTGATGGTCACCCACAGTTGTGGTTGCTGTTTTTGAGCACTTcttgcacagcatcaggacctTCTGTGGCTCACAATTTGTGAGTTTTACTTGGTTTTGCTATTCTGTCCCCAATTCGTctagaagaagagaaagcaggtgGCCGATAGGTGTTTATCTGCTGGATGCATGCAGCAAGGAGGTGTCCGTGGTGCCAGGAGATGGAGGTCcatgaagctgcaggagccctgctctcttgcctggcagatccccagcacacagtgcctgtgccccgcagggccagccccactccccaggccagcacaagaggcctggcccagccacagagcagcctgccccgAGCAGGGGCCTGCACAAAGAGCTTTCCCTTTGCCCTTTCCCCATCAGTGCAGGCCCAGCAATGCTGCCCTGCTCTTCCCAAGGGCCATCCCTGCTCCAAGAGAGCCTTGCCCAGGGCAGTATGTCCGtactggcctggccagccattgctgcttccctccccgTGCTCCCCTCAAGGCCCcaagctggcggtgctgctgtgagagccaggggctgtggtgccctgGGATCCCTGGGGATCTCCtcccctgcctgtgctgctcaggctgGGCAGGAGACCTACATCCATGGGGATCTCTGCGGCTGAGCCCCTTTCCATGTGCCCTgatggctcagcagcacagggcagtgctgggcaggacCATGGGGTGTCTCTGAGGGCACAAAGGCAGGCGAGTGCTGCACCAGACCTGGTCCATGAGGCCTCAAGAAGGTTATCCTCAATTAATCTACACTCTTAGAGGTCTCTGCTGCTGGCACATCACCACAACTCCTGGCATGGCAGAGCTGTCCTTACCCCATGGACTCCTCAgattcccctttttctttaccAAACTCTTCTTTGGATGGCCATTAATTTTATGAGGTTATAATCCCTACCAACTCAGTGTTGCATGTTCTCCCTGCAGATCCCCTGacatctcctggcagctccagattcctctccaggctgacaGTGGCCATGAGCCCCACTGCAGGGGGGCAGTGCCATGCAGATGAGTCCAAGACCAGTTGCTGTCAGGTGCTGCCATAAAGCTCTTGGTCAAGCCCTTGGTCCCTCACAGACTGTCTTTGGAATTTAAGTCTATGTTCTTCATTCCAGGAAGCCCCAACTAAAACCCCATTTGTTACTGTGGTGCTAGCAGGGAGGCAGGGCTGACAgtgacccagggctgcacagtgcctgctgctgcctgcagccacagggatgtCACTGCAAAGacaacaggactgtcaccaaGGTACAGGAGATATCAGGGCttacccagaaaaaaagaagcacaatgtggaagccaaaagagagcagcagggaaaaggccacgtcctgctgctgaccatggccatggctccagggaaacAGCAGCCCTgacccgaaggcagcagagaggcagagccaagcgggcagtgaggggctgctcctgcatgtggttgctgggctcttggccctgagcccctcctgcgtgctggggctgctcccccagctccagagtaGATGGGAAGAGAGGGATACTGAGACCATTGAATTTATGCTGTCTTCTTTATTGTCTATACCTACAGAGGAAGCCTAGTTCAATAGGTTGAATGGAAGATGTagtcaaagtaaaaaaaaattacttaataaattaaaacaatatcagaagttatgaaaataataaaaacaaaaaatggtatGAAAAACTCTCATGTCAGTTTCTCAAATTGAATGGTAGCATTTagaggattattattattattacaatatgataataatgataagtATAAAAATGGTATGATAAAAATCACAATAATGTTAACAACACTGATGCTTAAGAAGCACATATAGAAACAATTTCCTCACTGCAACTTTGAGCtgctggttcctcatgctgtaaatgatggggttcactgctggaggtaccACTGAGTACAAAAGTGACACCACCAAGTCCAGAGATGGGGAAGATATAGAAGCGGGCTTCAAGTAGGCAAACATGGAAGTGCTAAGAAAGAGgaagaccacggccaggtgagggaggcacgtggaaaaggctttgtgccggccctgagaagagggcatcctcagcacagccctgaagatctgcacataggacaccacaatgaaaacaaaacaaccaaatgataaagaaacactaaacacaagGATGCCAGTTTCCCTGAGATAAGAATCTgaacaggagagcttgaggatctgggggatttcacagaagaactggcccacagcattgccatggcagaggggcagggaaaatgtgttggccgtgtgcaggacagcattgagaaagccactgccccaggcagctgctgccatctgggcacaagctctgctgcccaggaggctcccgtagtgcaagggcttgcagatggcaacgtagcggtcgtacgccatgatggtgagaaggtAATACTccgatgacatcaacaagacaaagagaaagacCTGTGTAGTACATCCTTGAtgggagatggccctggtgtcccagagggcattggccatggctttgggcagagtgctggagatgcagcccaggtcgaggagggcgaggttgaggaggaagaagtacatgggggtgtggaggcggtggtggcaggctacggcgctgaggatgaggccgttgcccaggagggcagccaggtagatgcccaggaagagcgtaaagtgcaggagctgcagcttgcgcgtgtctgcgaatgccagcaggaggaactcgctcacagagctgctgttgggcatttggtAGTTCTGGCCATGGGTTACtgctcaaggaagaaaaaatctttaataaatAAGAAGACATACCTGAGATAAACTTCTTCCATTTCTTGCATAACTGCCCTGAAAACTCTTTCAGTCAGGCTTTTAGCAGGGCCCTTTCATGTGGTCTACTTCATGCTGCCTTAGGGTGTCCCTGGGAGCAGGTGACCCTGATCTGAGTAAGAAAGGAGTCAGTCCTGCCCCACAACCAGAGGTAAAGAGGAAGATGGGGTACTCTCAGATTCAATCATCTGATTATAAAGAGCTTTTCAATATTGTTGCTCCCAGTTTACCCAACTGCAGAACAGAGCTGTgggaatttatttttgcattttgtacCGATCTGCTCACCCTGCTCTGTTTTCTAAGGCATTTCAAGTGAAAACCTGTCGATCCTCAGACAAAAGAGGATGGTTCCTTTGGTGCTGAGTTTCATTTAGAGACGACAGCCACGGTTAAGCTCATTTGGCCTGTGCTGGCATTTCCTGAGCTACAGAACTATTGGACTCATAGGTTCATAGAGACATGgagtcatagaatatcccagCTTGGAAGGGGCCCACAAGGCTATTCAAATCCCACCCCTGAATCTGTACGTGAAAACCCCCAAATTGGTCTATATATCTGAGGGGGTTGcccaaatatttcttaaattctGGCAGCCTCAGTgttgtgaccacttccctgtgctgcctgttCCAGTACCTAAGAAACCACGACACTGCTGAGGGCAGAGGAATCCAGGCACAAAGTGCAGATCTCCAGAACTCTCACCCTGTCCCCGTACTCCCCTTCCCCCAAGCACAC
Encoded here:
- the LOC139999976 gene encoding olfactory receptor 14A16-like, producing MPNSSSVSEFLLLAFADTRKLQLLHFTLFLGIYLAALLGNGLILSAVACHHRLHTPMYFFLLNLALLDLGCISSTLPKAMANALWDTRAISHQGCTTQVFLFVLLMSSEYYLLTIMAYDRYVAICKPLHYGSLLGSRACAQMAAAAWGSGFLNAVLHTANTFSLPLCHGNAVGQFFCEIPQILKLSCSDSYLRETGILVFSVSLSFGCFVFIVVSYVQIFRAVLRMPSSQGRHKAFSTCLPHLAVVFLFLSTSMFAYLKPASISSPSLDLVVSLLYSVVPPAVNPIIYSMRNQQLKVAVRKLFLYVLLKHQCC